One window of the Lactobacillus sp. PV034 genome contains the following:
- a CDS encoding PTS system mannose/fructose/sorbose family transporter subunit IID, producing MADKKVTLSKNDRRKVFLRSYFLLASFNYERMQNGGFVFSMIPAIKKLYKNKEDRAAALKRHLEFFNTHPFMANPIFGVTLALEEDRANGAEVDNAAISGVKVGMMGPLAGVGDPVFWFTIRPILAAMGAALAVTGNVLGPILFYVIWNIMAWAVKWYTQEFGYRTGTKITEDVSGGLLQKVTRGASMMGMFVIGALIQRWVVIKFTPVISKAKLQSGDYIHWDKLPKGINGVKEALVQYNLGTGKSLEPYKLTTLQENLDKLIPGLAALLLTFLCMWLLKKKVSPIIIIIGIFVLGIAGHVIGLL from the coding sequence ATGGCTGATAAAAAAGTTACTTTATCAAAAAATGATAGACGAAAAGTTTTCTTGCGTTCTTACTTCCTTTTAGCTTCATTTAACTATGAAAGAATGCAAAATGGCGGTTTCGTCTTCTCAATGATTCCTGCAATTAAAAAATTATATAAAAATAAGGAAGATCGTGCTGCAGCTCTAAAACGTCACTTAGAGTTCTTTAACACTCACCCATTTATGGCAAACCCAATTTTTGGTGTTACCTTGGCTTTGGAAGAAGATCGTGCAAATGGTGCTGAAGTTGATAATGCGGCTATCTCTGGTGTAAAAGTCGGAATGATGGGACCTTTGGCTGGTGTTGGTGATCCAGTATTCTGGTTTACTATCAGACCTATTTTAGCAGCAATGGGTGCTGCCCTAGCTGTAACTGGAAATGTATTAGGTCCTATATTATTCTACGTAATTTGGAATATTATGGCTTGGGCTGTAAAATGGTACACTCAAGAATTCGGATATAGAACTGGTACTAAGATCACTGAAGATGTCTCAGGTGGTTTACTACAAAAAGTAACCCGTGGTGCTTCAATGATGGGTATGTTCGTTATTGGTGCTTTAATTCAACGTTGGGTTGTAATTAAGTTTACGCCAGTTATTTCAAAGGCTAAGTTACAAAGCGGTGATTATATTCACTGGGATAAATTACCAAAGGGTATTAATGGTGTAAAAGAAGCATTAGTTCAATATAACTTAGGAACTGGTAAATCTTTGGAACCTTACAAGCTTACTACCTTGCAAGAAAACTTGGATAAATTAATTCCTGGTTTAGCAGCTTTGCTTCTTACATTCTTATGTATGTGGCTTTTAAAGAAGAAAGTTTCTCCAATTATTATTATCATTGGTATCTTTGTTTTAGGTATTGCTGGCCACGTAATCGGATTATTATAA
- a CDS encoding PTS sugar transporter subunit IIB: protein MVGIILASHGGFADGIFQSAQMIFGKQENLAHVILKPDEGPDDIRKKMEEAVTSFDNQEQVLFIVDLWGGTPFNQANNLVKEHEDTWAIVSGMNLPMVIEALGQRLASDNAHDIASAIVEPGREGIKTQPESLMPKEEKAASSQSKDDEVADVVKNGTIPEGTVLGDGHIKHVLARVDTRLLHGQVATGWTKQTQPNRIIVVSDNVSKDNLRKNMIKQAAPSGVHAHVVPIKKMAEVEKDPRFGDTRALLLFENVEDALAAIKAGVPIKEINLGSSAYKEGKVNVTKALSFDQKDIDTIKELEKLGVKFDVRGVPGDKPLNINELVDKAEKLLAENKK from the coding sequence ATGGTTGGAATTATACTTGCCAGTCATGGTGGTTTTGCAGATGGAATTTTTCAATCTGCTCAAATGATTTTTGGTAAGCAAGAAAATCTAGCACATGTCATTTTAAAGCCTGATGAAGGACCGGATGACATTAGAAAAAAGATGGAAGAGGCTGTTACATCTTTCGATAATCAAGAACAAGTACTTTTTATTGTTGATTTATGGGGTGGAACACCATTTAATCAAGCAAATAACTTAGTTAAAGAACATGAAGATACTTGGGCAATAGTGTCTGGAATGAATTTGCCAATGGTAATCGAAGCATTAGGTCAAAGGCTTGCTAGTGATAATGCTCATGACATTGCCAGTGCAATCGTGGAACCAGGTAGAGAGGGGATCAAAACCCAACCTGAATCCTTAATGCCTAAAGAAGAAAAGGCTGCTTCTTCTCAAAGTAAAGATGATGAAGTTGCTGATGTAGTTAAGAATGGAACCATACCTGAAGGTACTGTTCTTGGAGATGGCCACATTAAGCATGTTTTGGCGCGTGTTGATACAAGATTATTGCATGGTCAAGTTGCGACTGGATGGACTAAACAGACTCAACCGAATAGAATTATTGTAGTTTCTGACAATGTTTCTAAGGATAATTTGAGAAAGAATATGATTAAGCAAGCTGCTCCTTCTGGAGTACATGCTCACGTAGTTCCAATCAAAAAGATGGCTGAGGTCGAAAAAGATCCACGTTTTGGTGATACTCGTGCTTTATTGCTTTTTGAAAATGTTGAAGATGCCTTAGCTGCAATCAAAGCCGGTGTTCCAATTAAAGAAATTAATTTAGGTTCTTCAGCTTATAAAGAAGGTAAGGTTAATGTAACAAAAGCTTTATCTTTTGATCAAAAAGATATCGACACAATTAAAGAATTAGAAAAATTAGGCGTTAAGTTTGATGTTCGCGGAGTACCTGGGGATAAGCCATTGAATATCAATGAATTAGTTGATAAGGCAGAAAAACTTTTAGCCGAAAACAAAAAATAG
- a CDS encoding amino acid permease, with protein MSKKTSSPQLKRSMTAGQMEMISLGGAIGVGLFMGSTSTIKWTGPSVLLAYIFVGLILYIVMRALGEMLYINPGTGSFADYATEYVHPIAGYMAEWANVFEYIVVGMSEVVAATEYLKFWWPNVSAFWSGVIIIAFLVFANLVSAKAYGTLEFWFAMIKVITIILMIILGFSIILFGFGNHGHPIGFSNLWSHGGFFTGGFKGFLFSMSIIVGSYEGIELLGISAGEVAHPQKAIVKSVKSVLWRILIFYVGAIFVIVTIYPWDKLSNLGSPFVTTFAKVGITAAASIINFVVLTAALSSANSGIYSSSRMLFKLAHDGDAPKTFGHISKRIVPSRAILGISGGIFIGFVVNVLAAMANKSMSDLFVVVFSSSVLPGMIPWFVILLAELRFRKNNPDLLENHLFKLPLYPFSNYFAFVMLIVIVIFMLINSETRVSVIVGAVVLIVAALIYIIRHGLKNNKGEVDNGK; from the coding sequence ATGAGTAAAAAAACATCCAGTCCACAATTGAAGCGGTCAATGACTGCTGGACAGATGGAAATGATTTCTCTTGGTGGAGCAATTGGTGTTGGTCTGTTTATGGGATCAACTTCAACTATTAAATGGACAGGGCCATCAGTCTTATTAGCTTATATCTTTGTTGGATTAATTTTATACATAGTTATGCGTGCTCTTGGTGAGATGCTTTATATTAATCCTGGTACAGGCTCATTTGCAGATTATGCAACAGAATATGTGCATCCGATAGCAGGATACATGGCTGAATGGGCAAATGTATTTGAATACATTGTCGTTGGGATGTCTGAAGTAGTTGCGGCAACAGAATATTTAAAATTCTGGTGGCCCAATGTAAGTGCCTTTTGGTCAGGGGTAATTATTATTGCCTTTTTAGTATTTGCTAATTTAGTTAGTGCTAAGGCTTATGGAACTTTAGAATTTTGGTTTGCTATGATCAAGGTAATTACGATTATTTTGATGATTATTCTTGGCTTCTCAATTATTTTATTTGGTTTTGGTAATCATGGTCATCCAATTGGTTTTAGTAATCTATGGAGTCACGGCGGTTTCTTTACCGGTGGATTTAAAGGCTTCTTATTCTCAATGTCGATTATTGTAGGTTCTTACGAAGGAATTGAGCTGTTGGGAATTTCTGCTGGAGAAGTTGCTCATCCCCAAAAAGCCATCGTAAAAAGTGTAAAATCAGTACTTTGGCGTATTTTAATTTTCTATGTAGGAGCAATCTTTGTAATTGTAACCATTTATCCATGGGATAAGTTAAGTAATTTGGGTTCACCATTTGTTACTACATTTGCCAAGGTTGGAATTACTGCAGCAGCAAGTATTATTAACTTTGTAGTTTTAACAGCTGCTCTCTCTAGTGCTAACTCGGGTATTTATTCATCTAGTCGAATGCTTTTTAAATTAGCACATGATGGAGATGCTCCCAAAACCTTTGGTCATATTTCAAAAAGAATAGTTCCTAGTCGAGCAATTTTAGGTATTTCCGGGGGAATTTTTATTGGTTTTGTAGTTAATGTACTCGCTGCGATGGCAAATAAGTCAATGTCCGACTTATTTGTTGTCGTCTTCTCATCCTCAGTGTTACCAGGTATGATTCCGTGGTTTGTGATTTTACTGGCTGAATTACGTTTTAGAAAAAATAACCCTGACTTATTAGAAAATCACCTTTTTAAATTACCTCTATATCCGTTTTCAAATTACTTTGCATTTGTCATGCTTATTGTAATTGTAATTTTTATGTTAATTAATTCAGAAACACGAGTTTCTGTGATTGTTGGAGCTGTTGTTTTAATAGTAGCAGCATTAATTTATATTATTCGTCATGGACTTAAAAACAATAAGGGAGAAGTAGATAATGGCAAATAA
- a CDS encoding ATP-dependent Clp protease ATP-binding subunit, whose protein sequence is MAYFDSGNYNFDDLFNELNSGFFDDSRQRRSGQPTGGFSAGQMPQQGQNGQQKEKPIGVDLTKQAKEGKYDPVIGRTEVIDQVIEILSRRKKNNPVLTGPAGVGKTSVVEGLAQRIADGDVPEKLKDAHIIELNINELVAGTSLRGSFEEKLKQIIDKAKGDRKTILFIDELHNIVGAGSTDSENNSGDAANILKPALANGDLRVIGATTTSEYQQIEKDPALARRFQPVQVPEPTIEDAIKILEGLAPRYEKYHNVKYDPDALKLAAELSDRYINDRHLPDKAIDLMDEAGAKKSLNMDQKDETSIKNKIKALEAKKDEAAKDEKYDEAAKIKKDIEGLKKDLKTAGKASEAKVTADDLYKLIQTKTGIPMSEINANEAQKNANLAADLKKVVIDQDKAIDIITDAIARKQVFKDSNRPTGSFLLTGPTGVGKTELAKQLAVKLFGSSNALVRLDMSEYQDQMAVNKLIGSAPGYVGYGEGGQLTEKIRHQPYSLILLDEIEKANPQVFNALLQIMDDGRLTDAQGRTISFKDTIIIMTSNAGYSDKLLEGDDQAALRKALEVYFRPEFLNRLDAIVPFNSLTSEDMLKILDLYLKKMEASLAKRDVKLHVTSDAKKYLAKKGYDKEFGARPLRRVVEQDLETPAAKLIVDQPDTKEVKFTIDDKHLYLNDKPIDNVLFDRETRDQERKDIKEAEKEAKENKSDKKEEK, encoded by the coding sequence ATGGCATACTTTGATAGTGGAAACTACAATTTTGATGATTTATTTAATGAATTAAATAGCGGTTTCTTCGATGACAGTCGTCAAAGAAGATCTGGTCAACCTACTGGTGGCTTTAGTGCTGGTCAAATGCCACAACAAGGCCAAAATGGTCAACAAAAGGAAAAGCCAATTGGTGTTGACTTAACTAAACAAGCAAAAGAAGGAAAATATGATCCCGTTATTGGTCGTACTGAAGTTATTGACCAAGTAATCGAAATTTTGAGCAGACGTAAGAAGAATAACCCAGTTTTAACTGGACCTGCTGGTGTTGGTAAAACTTCAGTTGTTGAAGGTTTAGCTCAAAGAATTGCTGATGGTGATGTTCCTGAAAAATTAAAGGATGCACACATTATTGAATTAAACATCAATGAATTAGTTGCTGGTACTTCATTACGTGGTAGTTTTGAAGAAAAATTAAAGCAAATTATTGATAAAGCTAAGGGTGACCGCAAGACCATTCTCTTTATTGATGAATTACACAACATTGTTGGTGCTGGTTCAACTGATTCAGAAAACAATTCTGGGGATGCAGCAAACATTTTGAAACCTGCTTTGGCAAATGGTGATCTTCGTGTAATTGGTGCAACAACTACTAGTGAATACCAACAAATTGAAAAAGATCCTGCATTAGCTCGTAGATTCCAACCAGTTCAAGTACCTGAACCAACTATTGAAGATGCTATTAAGATTTTGGAAGGTTTAGCTCCAAGATATGAAAAGTATCACAACGTTAAATATGATCCAGATGCATTGAAACTTGCTGCAGAACTTTCAGACCGTTACATCAATGATCGTCACTTACCTGATAAGGCTATTGACTTAATGGATGAAGCTGGTGCTAAGAAGTCCTTGAACATGGACCAAAAAGACGAAACTTCAATTAAGAATAAGATTAAGGCCTTAGAAGCTAAGAAAGATGAAGCAGCTAAAGATGAAAAATATGATGAAGCTGCTAAGATTAAGAAAGATATTGAAGGCTTAAAGAAAGATCTTAAGACTGCAGGTAAAGCTAGTGAAGCAAAAGTTACTGCTGATGACTTATACAAGTTAATCCAAACTAAGACTGGTATTCCAATGAGCGAAATTAATGCTAATGAAGCTCAAAAGAATGCAAACTTAGCTGCTGACTTGAAGAAGGTTGTTATTGACCAAGATAAGGCAATTGATATCATTACTGATGCTATTGCACGTAAGCAAGTCTTCAAAGATTCTAACCGCCCAACAGGTTCATTCTTATTAACTGGACCTACTGGTGTTGGTAAGACTGAATTAGCTAAGCAATTAGCTGTTAAGTTATTTGGTAGTTCAAACGCTTTAGTTCGTTTGGATATGTCAGAATACCAAGATCAAATGGCTGTTAACAAGTTAATTGGTTCAGCACCTGGTTATGTTGGTTATGGTGAAGGTGGACAATTAACTGAAAAGATTCGTCACCAACCATACTCATTGATTTTGCTTGATGAAATTGAAAAAGCAAACCCACAAGTATTCAACGCATTGCTTCAAATTATGGATGATGGTCGCTTGACTGATGCTCAAGGTAGAACTATTTCATTCAAGGATACAATTATTATCATGACTTCAAACGCTGGTTACTCAGACAAGTTATTAGAAGGTGACGACCAAGCTGCTTTACGTAAAGCTCTTGAAGTTTACTTCAGACCTGAATTCTTGAACCGTCTTGATGCAATTGTTCCATTTAACTCATTAACTAGTGAAGATATGCTTAAGATTTTAGATCTTTACTTGAAGAAGATGGAAGCTTCACTTGCTAAGAGAGATGTAAAACTTCACGTAACAAGCGATGCTAAGAAGTACTTAGCTAAGAAGGGTTACGATAAAGAATTTGGTGCTCGTCCATTAAGAAGAGTTGTTGAACAAGACCTTGAAACTCCAGCAGCTAAGTTAATTGTTGATCAACCAGATACTAAAGAAGTTAAGTTCACCATTGACGATAAGCACTTGTACCTAAATGACAAGCCAATTGATAATGTCTTATTCGACCGCGAAACTCGTGATCAAGAAAGAAAAGACATTAAAGAAGCTGAAAAAGAAGCTAAAGAAAATAAATCTGATAAAAAAGAAGAAAAGTAA
- a CDS encoding APC family permease, with amino-acid sequence MKNLFKKVSVTTFLKADARLTRSLNAKDLVALGIGAVIGTGIFILPGHEAAQHAGPAVSIAFLLAAIVSGMVGMAYAEFSSAMPVAGSAYSFGSVVYGEIVGWLIGWGLLLEYFLAVSAEATGFASYFNNNILEAIGINLPKSLQAGPMEGGVINISAVVIILLIAAILYQGGNMSKKIENFAVILKVAIIILFIVVGIFYIKAQNYVPFYPKEFRTEPWGIGGISTAAATVFFAFIGFDALAANSAETVQPEKNVVKGILGTVLIAVILYVSFSLVLTGMVNYKHLNVDDPAAYALKVVGLNAWNKLITVGALIGIFTAMIAMLLGGSRLLYALGRDGLLPKSMGHVNNKKMIPNNAIFVSTIIGAVFAGLVPLVQLASLINAGTLIAFAFISFGILPLRKREDIKNTGFQMPGYPILPIIAGALSVYFVIMLPKTTKIMVSIWMLLGLLIYLIYGLRHSKLQQTEKDEA; translated from the coding sequence ATGAAAAATCTTTTTAAGAAAGTATCGGTAACAACATTCTTAAAAGCAGACGCACGTTTAACACGATCCCTTAATGCAAAGGACTTAGTAGCACTAGGAATTGGAGCTGTAATTGGAACAGGGATTTTTATTTTACCAGGACATGAAGCTGCTCAACATGCTGGTCCAGCAGTATCAATCGCCTTCTTATTAGCGGCTATTGTATCAGGGATGGTTGGAATGGCATATGCCGAGTTTTCTTCAGCTATGCCTGTAGCTGGTTCAGCTTATTCGTTTGGTTCAGTGGTTTATGGAGAAATAGTTGGTTGGCTGATTGGCTGGGGTTTATTATTAGAATACTTCTTAGCGGTATCAGCTGAAGCAACAGGTTTTGCATCATATTTTAATAATAATATTTTAGAAGCAATTGGAATTAATTTACCTAAATCTCTTCAAGCAGGTCCGATGGAAGGTGGAGTAATAAATATTTCTGCAGTAGTAATCATTTTACTAATTGCTGCTATCTTGTACCAAGGTGGCAATATGTCTAAAAAAATAGAAAACTTTGCTGTAATTTTGAAAGTTGCAATTATTATCTTATTTATTGTAGTAGGTATTTTTTACATAAAAGCACAAAACTATGTTCCTTTTTATCCTAAAGAATTTAGAACTGAACCATGGGGTATCGGAGGAATTTCGACAGCTGCTGCCACTGTTTTCTTTGCTTTTATTGGATTTGATGCCTTAGCAGCTAACTCAGCTGAAACTGTTCAGCCAGAAAAAAATGTTGTCAAAGGAATTTTGGGAACAGTTTTAATTGCGGTGATTTTATATGTAAGTTTTTCATTAGTATTAACTGGAATGGTAAATTACAAACATCTTAATGTTGATGACCCAGCGGCTTATGCACTCAAAGTAGTAGGACTTAATGCTTGGAATAAGCTCATTACAGTAGGAGCATTAATTGGAATTTTTACCGCAATGATTGCAATGCTTCTAGGCGGATCGAGATTACTTTATGCGTTAGGGAGAGATGGATTATTACCTAAGAGTATGGGCCATGTAAATAATAAGAAAATGATTCCTAATAATGCAATTTTTGTCTCTACTATTATTGGTGCTGTTTTTGCAGGATTAGTTCCTTTAGTACAACTTGCTTCATTAATTAATGCCGGTACATTAATTGCTTTTGCCTTTATCTCCTTTGGAATTCTTCCTTTAAGAAAAAGAGAGGATATCAAAAATACAGGATTTCAAATGCCTGGCTATCCAATATTACCAATTATTGCAGGTGCACTAAGTGTATATTTTGTAATTATGTTACCTAAAACCACAAAAATAATGGTAAGTATTTGGATGTTATTAGGGTTATTAATCTATTTGATTTATGGTTTAAGACATTCTAAACTCCAACAAACAGAAAAAGATGAAGCTTAA
- a CDS encoding PTS mannose/fructose/sorbose transporter subunit IIC: MNGIQMILVVLIAFIVGCSSVMDQMETYQPLVACTLIGLVTGHLELGVMLGGQLQFIAMGWANVGAAMAPDASLAGIAAAIILIEGGTGPAGIGTAVGLAVPLAVAGLFLTMLVRTITVGIAHIMDRKAEEANYKSIEVWQFIGLALQGLRVAIPAALLLAIPADVVRQGLESMPAWFTQGMTIGGNMVVAVGYAMVINMMASKEVWPFFFLGFALAALNELTLISLGIIGVVLALLYLTLEGKNENSSNGGGSNNSGDPLGDILDDY, encoded by the coding sequence ATGAATGGGATTCAAATGATCCTAGTAGTATTAATAGCTTTTATTGTTGGTTGTTCCAGTGTTATGGATCAAATGGAAACATACCAACCTTTAGTAGCATGTACATTAATTGGATTGGTAACTGGCCATCTTGAATTAGGAGTAATGCTAGGTGGACAATTACAATTTATCGCAATGGGATGGGCTAATGTTGGTGCTGCCATGGCACCTGATGCATCTCTTGCCGGAATTGCAGCTGCTATTATTTTAATTGAAGGTGGGACCGGACCTGCCGGTATCGGTACAGCCGTAGGTCTTGCTGTACCACTTGCTGTAGCTGGATTATTCTTAACTATGCTTGTACGTACTATCACCGTTGGTATTGCACATATCATGGATAGAAAAGCTGAAGAAGCAAATTACAAATCTATCGAAGTATGGCAATTTATTGGTTTAGCATTACAAGGATTACGTGTTGCTATTCCAGCTGCCTTATTATTGGCTATTCCAGCTGATGTAGTTCGTCAAGGTTTGGAATCAATGCCAGCATGGTTTACACAAGGTATGACTATTGGTGGTAACATGGTTGTTGCCGTTGGTTATGCAATGGTTATTAACATGATGGCAAGTAAAGAAGTATGGCCATTCTTCTTCCTTGGTTTTGCTCTTGCAGCTTTGAACGAATTAACTTTGATCAGTTTAGGTATTATCGGAGTTGTCTTAGCTCTTCTTTATCTAACTCTTGAAGGTAAAAATGAAAATAGCTCAAATGGTGGAGGTTCTAACAATAGTGGAGATCCACTTGGAGATATTTTAGATGACTATTAA
- a CDS encoding DUF956 family protein, whose protein sequence is MVQSLNTKAEYIDPATWFRGGPSYGKLMIGDKGFEFYRDNNVNDYVQIPWEEITYVIADVYFGGKYIPRFKICTRLNGDFIFASRHARQTLKAINQHIPAERMRRALSAWQKVKRNIFHKK, encoded by the coding sequence ATGGTTCAGTCTTTAAATACGAAAGCAGAATATATTGATCCAGCAACTTGGTTCCGCGGTGGTCCAAGCTATGGTAAATTGATGATAGGCGACAAGGGTTTTGAATTTTATCGTGACAACAATGTTAATGATTATGTTCAAATTCCTTGGGAAGAAATCACCTATGTGATAGCTGATGTGTATTTTGGCGGAAAATATATTCCACGATTTAAAATTTGCACAAGATTAAATGGAGATTTTATTTTTGCTTCCCGTCATGCGCGACAAACACTAAAAGCAATTAATCAGCACATTCCAGCAGAGAGAATGAGGCGTGCATTAAGTGCATGGCAAAAAGTAAAAAGAAATATTTTTCATAAAAAGTAA